From one Pseudoliparis swirei isolate HS2019 ecotype Mariana Trench chromosome 5, NWPU_hadal_v1, whole genome shotgun sequence genomic stretch:
- the tor3a gene encoding torsin-3A has product MLRRQKVGLSRKPDGARCTHALYKAGGKPPLLRCHGGRGILSHLCVPPINGRVGINRRVRQSGAQSSFGRLGPPSSPMFVRWLLVFLALSAEAEFFQFDSISNMSTYCFNYIYCNVWEGDCQPNQDDATHQVPTRDLWASLSQEYSSVLHQWYCSLGQCCDSGDCRITNNITGLAKDLQMKLHGQHLAQSVVLKAIQGFINNPESNKPLTLSLHGWSGTGKNFVARIIADNLYRDGVKSECVRLFIAPFHFPHARLVDTYKGQLREAIRDMVLRCPQTLFIFDEADKLHPGLIDAIKPYMDHYDNVDGVSYRRAIFLFLSNIGGAMINDVALDFWHSGQNREDIGMEDLEHRLRAETMASHGGFAQSELMSGHLIDFFVPFLPLEYRHVKLCARDAFAARGLETDEATLDEVAKAMLYVPKEERLFSAQGCKSIPQRINFFLP; this is encoded by the exons ATGCTCAGGAGGCAGAAAGTAGGGCTTTCCCGGAAGCCGGACGGAGCCAGGTGTACGCATGCGCTGTACAAAGCTGGGGGAAAGCCGCCCCTCCTTCGCTGCCATGGGGGAAGAGGGATACTTTCTCATCTCTGCGTGCCGCCAATAAACGGCCGCGTTGGAATAAACCGGAGGGTACGGCAGAGCGGTGCTCAGTCTAGTTTCGGCCGCCTCGGACCACCCTCTTCACCGATGTTTGTGCGGTGGTTGCTTGTGTTCCTGGCTCTGTCCGCAGAGGCCGAGTTCTTCCAGTTCGACAGCATTTCCAATATGTCTACTTActgttttaattacatttattgcaATGTATGGGAGGGGGACTGTCAGCCCAACCAAGACGATGCTACACATCAAG TTCCTACCAGGGACCTTTGGGCAAGTCTTTCTCAGGAATACAGCAGCGTGCTGCATCAGTGGTACTGTAGCCTGGGCCAGTGCTGTGACTCAGGAGACTGCAGGATAACCAACAACATCACAG GTCTGGCCAAGGACCTTCAGATGAAGCTCCACGGGCAGCACCTGGCTCAGTCTGTGGTTCTGAAAGCCATCCAGGGTTTTATCAACAACCCGGAGTCCAACAAGCCGCTGACCTTGTCCTTGCATGGCTGGTCCGGCACCGGCAAGAACTTTGTGGCCCGGATCATCGCCGATAACCTGTACCGTGACGGGGTGAAGAGCGAGTGTGTCCGTCTGTTCATCGCCCCGTTCCACTTTCCACATGCCAGACTGGTGGACACATACAAG GGCCAGTTGAGAGAGGCGATCCGGGACATGGTGTTGCGCTGCCCTCAGACTCTCTTCATCTTTGACGAGGCTGACAAGCTTCACCCCGGCCTCATTGATGCCATCAAACCCTACATGGATCACTATGACAACGTGGATGGAGTCAGCTACCGCAGagccatcttcctcttcctcag TAATATTGGTGGAGCGATGATCAATGATGTAGCGCTGGACTTCTGGCACTCCGGTCAAAATCGAGAGGACATTGGTATGGAAGACCTGGAGCATCGTCTACGAGCTGAAACTATGGCGTCCCATG GTGGGTTCGCTCAGAGTGAGCTGATGTCTGGCCACTTGATCGACTTCTTTGTGCCATTCCTGCCTCTGGAGTACCGCCATGTCAAGCTCTGTGCACGGGACGCCTTCGCAGCACGAGGCCTGGAGACGGATGAAGCTACGCTGGATGAGGTGGCGAAGGCGATGCTCTATGTCCCCAAAGAGGAGAGACTGTTCTCAGCCCAGGGATGCAAGTCCATCCCCCAGCGGATCAACTTCTTTCTACcttag
- the calr gene encoding calreticulin — translation MTALSLLLFAVSAASALAESSVYLREQFEDGDAWKSRWVESKHKSDYGMLVLSAGKFYGDAEADKGLQTSQDARFYASSYRFDDFSNQGEPLVIQFTVKHEQNIDCGGGYLKLFPSGLNQEEMHGDSVYNIMFGPDICGPGTKKVHVILNYKGKNHLINKDIRCKDDEYTHLYTLIVNPDNTYEVKIDNKKVESGSLEDDWDFLPTKKMKDPEAKKPEDWDDQERIPDPEENKPEDWDKPENIPDPDAKKPDDWDEEMDGEWEPPMVANNDYKGEWKPREIDNPAYKGKWTHPEMDNPEYTADSEIYKFDSFGVIGLDLWQVKSGTIFDNFLITNDPNLAEEVGNDTWGKTKDAEKKMKESQEEEERKKREEDDKQRGEEAKEEEEEEEEKDEEEEEEEGDEEEEDEEEEEGEEQEEEEDSKLKDEL, via the exons ATGACGGCTCTGTCGTTGCTTTTGTTTGCCGTTTCGGCCGCATCTGCACTGGCCGAGTCCAGTGTGTATTTGCGAGAGCAATTTGAAGATGGGG ATGCCTGGAAGAGTCGCTGGGTGGAATCCAAGCACAAGTCTGACTACGGCATGTTGGTCCTGAGTGCAGGAAAGTTCTACGGAGATGCAGAGGCAGACAAAG GTCTGCAGACGAGCCAGGACGCCCGCTTCTACGCTTCTTCATACCGTTTTGATGACTTCAGCAACCAGGGCGAGCCTCTAGTCATCCAGTTCACTGTGAAACATGAGCAGAACATTGACTGTGGTGGAGGCTACCTTAAACTGTTTCCCTCTGGCCTCAACCAGGAGGAGATGCACGGAGACTCAGTCTACAACATCATGTTCG GTCCTGACATTTGTGGCCCCGGCACAAAGAAGGTTCATGTCATCTTAAACTACAAAGGCAAGAACCATCTGATTAACAAAGACATCAGATGCAAG GATGACGAGTACACCCACTTGTACACACTGATCGTCAACCCCGACAACACTTACGAGGTCAAGATCGACAATAAGAAGGTTGAGTCCGGCAGTCTGGAGGACGACTGGGACTTTCTGCCAACCAAAAAAATGAAGGACCCTGAAGCCAAAAAGCCAGAGGACTGGGATGACCAGGAGAGGATTCCCGACCCTGAAGAGAACAAACCAGAG GACTGGGACAAGCCAGAGAACATCCCAGATCCTGATGCTAAGAAGCCTGATGACTGGGATGAAGAGATGGACGGAGAGTGGGAGCCACCTATGGTCGCTAACAATGATTACAAG GGTGAGTGGAAGCCCAGAGAGATCGACAATCCCGCCTACAAGGGCAAGTGGACCCACCCTGAGATGGACAACCCCGAGTACACAGCCGATTCTGAGATCTATAAGTTCGACAGCTTTGGCGTGATCGGACTCGACTTGTGGCAG GTCAAGTCTGGTACCATCTTTGATAACTTCCTGATCACCAACGACCCCAACCTGGCGGAGGAAGTAGGCAACGACACATGGGGTAAAACTAAG gatgcagagaagaagatgaaggaaagccaagaagaggaggagagaaagaaacgtGAGGAAGATGAcaagcagaggggagaggaggcaaaggaggaggaagaggaggaagaggagaaagatgaggaggaagaggaggaagagggagacgaagaagaagaagatgaggaggaggaagagggggaagaacaggaggaggaagaggactctAAACTTAAGGACGAGTTATAA